From Pseudonocardia autotrophica, one genomic window encodes:
- a CDS encoding carbohydrate kinase family protein: MRDSADGGPPRGTIAVAGEAIVDIVPAAARGYWEFAPGGSPANVAVGLARLDVSARMLARLADDLLGRRLRDHLTVNGVDLTHAVEADQASSLAIVELADDGQASYDFRVDGTADWQWTADELSGALDDGPAGPVVAVHSGSLALTTPPGAEVLRELMATAVDTATVSYDPNFRPLLMDSPAEVLPGVHELLGLADVVKVSEEDLAWLHPGREPGDVVGEWLELGPAVVVVTLGANGVLAGTASGLHSVLPGRKVDVVDTVGAGDSFSAALLAGLHRRGLLGATAREELYRIDRAALDGVLGEAVTAAAITCSRHGADPPTRAELDAEA; this comes from the coding sequence ATGCGCGACTCAGCTGACGGAGGCCCGCCCCGCGGGACGATCGCCGTCGCCGGTGAGGCCATCGTCGACATCGTGCCGGCCGCTGCGCGGGGCTATTGGGAGTTCGCCCCCGGTGGAAGCCCGGCGAACGTGGCGGTCGGACTGGCCCGGCTCGACGTCTCGGCCCGGATGCTGGCACGGCTGGCCGACGACCTGCTCGGGCGCCGGCTGCGCGACCACCTGACGGTGAACGGCGTCGATCTCACACACGCCGTCGAGGCGGACCAGGCGTCGTCGCTGGCGATCGTCGAACTGGCCGACGACGGCCAGGCGTCCTACGACTTCCGGGTCGACGGCACCGCCGACTGGCAGTGGACCGCGGACGAGCTCTCCGGCGCGCTCGACGACGGCCCGGCCGGTCCGGTCGTGGCCGTCCACTCGGGTTCGCTCGCGCTCACCACCCCGCCCGGCGCGGAGGTGCTGCGGGAGCTGATGGCGACCGCCGTGGACACCGCGACCGTGAGCTACGACCCGAACTTCCGGCCGCTGCTGATGGACTCGCCGGCCGAGGTGCTGCCCGGGGTGCACGAGCTGCTCGGCCTCGCCGATGTGGTGAAGGTCAGCGAGGAGGACCTCGCCTGGCTGCATCCCGGCCGCGAGCCGGGCGATGTCGTCGGCGAGTGGCTGGAGCTGGGGCCGGCGGTCGTCGTCGTCACGCTGGGGGCGAACGGGGTGCTGGCCGGTACCGCGTCCGGCCTGCACAGCGTGCTGCCCGGCCGGAAGGTCGACGTGGTCGACACCGTCGGTGCCGGGGACAGCTTCTCCGCCGCGCTGCTGGCCGGGCTGCACCGGCGCGGGCTGCTCGGCGCGACCGCCCGCGAGGAGCTGTACCGGATCGACCGGGCCGCGCTGGACGGCGTGCTCGGCGAGGCCGTCACCGCGGCCGCGATCACCTGCTCGCGGCACGGTGCGGACCCGCCGACCCGGGCCGAGCTCGACGCCGAGGCCTGA
- a CDS encoding CobW family GTP-binding protein has translation MPRKIPVVVLAGFLGAGKTTLLNHLLIAGGDARIGVVVNDFGSVGIDAMRLAGQAGGVVGLGNGCLCCEIGEGGIAEVLENLTRRRDEIDVVVIEASGIAEPGTLVQLVLDALGSHLSFGGLVQVVDAAEFESTRRQHPQLDRHVGMADLVVLNKIDRVGPGPLWRVRRLCRQANPRAPIVPVRDGMIDPALLFDIEIVPGRQLMLGEQVRDGPAAGDHAAHLHAGYQSVTFLCDEPLDAGRLQDLLDARPSGLYRIKGSVRFAAAPARERWDLHTVGRYVRFHRSRWDAGEPRRTTLVLIGTGLDEDALERSLRACIAGEGDRRDPDALLPVARYAV, from the coding sequence GTGCCCCGGAAGATCCCGGTCGTGGTGCTGGCCGGGTTCCTCGGAGCCGGCAAGACGACCCTGCTGAACCACCTCCTCATCGCGGGCGGTGACGCGCGCATCGGCGTGGTCGTCAACGACTTCGGCTCGGTCGGGATCGACGCGATGCGCCTGGCCGGCCAGGCGGGCGGTGTGGTCGGGCTCGGCAACGGCTGCCTGTGCTGCGAGATCGGCGAGGGCGGCATCGCCGAGGTGCTGGAGAACCTCACCCGGCGCCGGGACGAGATCGACGTGGTCGTGATCGAGGCCAGCGGGATCGCCGAGCCGGGCACGCTGGTGCAGCTGGTGCTCGACGCGCTGGGCAGCCACCTGAGCTTCGGCGGCCTCGTCCAGGTGGTCGACGCCGCCGAGTTCGAGAGCACCCGCCGCCAGCATCCGCAGCTGGACCGGCACGTCGGGATGGCCGACCTGGTGGTTCTCAACAAGATCGACCGGGTCGGGCCCGGCCCGCTGTGGCGGGTGCGCAGGCTCTGCCGGCAGGCGAACCCGCGGGCACCGATCGTCCCGGTCCGCGACGGCATGATCGATCCGGCGCTGCTGTTCGACATCGAGATCGTTCCCGGGCGCCAGCTGATGCTCGGCGAGCAGGTGCGCGACGGTCCCGCCGCCGGCGACCACGCCGCTCACCTGCACGCCGGCTACCAGAGCGTGACGTTCCTCTGTGACGAGCCGCTGGACGCCGGCCGGCTGCAGGACCTGCTCGACGCCCGCCCGTCCGGGCTGTACCGGATCAAGGGCTCGGTGCGGTTCGCGGCCGCCCCGGCCCGGGAGCGCTGGGACCTGCACACCGTCGGGCGCTACGTCCGGTTCCACCGCAGCCGGTGGGACGCGGGCGAGCCGCGCCGCACCACGCTCGTTCTGATCGGGACCGGCCTCGACGAGGACGCCCTGGAACGGTCGCTGCGCGCCTGCATCGCGGGCGAGGGCGACCGCCGCGATCCCGACGCGCTGCTCCCGGTGGCCCGCTACGCGGTGTGA